A genomic stretch from Carassius auratus strain Wakin chromosome 35, ASM336829v1, whole genome shotgun sequence includes:
- the LOC113054042 gene encoding low-density lipoprotein receptor-related protein 2-like isoform X2, producing MDLRRFIFYAAVFVSLTGADGGCGSNQWQCDDGVCVSHRWRCDGVSDCQDGSDEMDCICQPGDFECADGSGCVIVSDVCDGRPQCPDASDEWDCSRRLGCLSGDWKCRNNICIPQNLLCNDVNDCRDNSDEESCGSCGKMSIRCPDGTCLTSRQRCDGVAQCSDKRDEPLTCGKSCHYGNGGCSHTCIDQLWGALCTCPTGMTLSANGLDCEDVNECAQSFGPCMHLCTNTPGSFRCLCQKGFKALDNGSCEAQGVVTKILTSRKGLIGLVNVKTRVYEPLFKSESDPIALTYDIQRNFIYWADKDGNIYKAFKRRRTILYSGQSGLHSLAVDWFTGQLYWTSVTQKAVLTGAADGSAVGTVLSKEMDPTEMVLSPTESFIFWINKGATEELTIERAELDGLNRTTLVFITAQLPRSLTMDVAARRLYWISVYKASIESIRTDGTGRHTFWGLFQGRPAQTLAVFNGWFYWADEKKLSQASQSLPADAQNGFILKASLPFLNIYHVLQQPRGFAPCKDSGCRLCLPSKKTPAGFTCLCPEGALPMSWGSCENFKVAYATATALYSLEFAGKIPVKTELFTSDEDIQSFDMYWRRGCVVWSNGTGHVKTNIQSQDLSDYILTLKPACLVRVDQRTGNLYWLACDELSIGVSTIGLLDQSISRQLYQARTAILDLFVDWQRGQLYWLEGGQIMRMKLGLIGGNAEAIFSFEEDGVKAIVFDRKANGFLWSVESYLQVMSLLKMRRYSAGKDWVVPGSLMAAYEPYTVTLFNNILTVWNRRDGARVSGVAVENGVISLSVALREVQQDTTTEDVRPTEVTCQSPQVSCEGSAVCISRSQRCDGNRDCPDGSDEASCVHMCAKTDDFLCKDGSKCVARDLVCDGRSHCTDGSDETGCPTTAPETVSTPLKCRVGSKPCEDGRECVLLSHVCDGEMDCADGSDEHGCGRQCQPGQFQCTSGARCVELNQVCDGTPQCLDKSDEAGCWKPSRSCSMRCDRDNHCIPEVLICNGIRDCRDGTDEADCAVSRPAQTSCESPSVLCPGTSVCLSQAQLCDGTRDCPDGSDEASCIDSCADPGDFLCKDRRKCINGAVVCDGRSHCADGSDELGCPGIATETTTAASFKCRVGSKPCEDGRECVLYSHVCDGEMDCADGSDEEQCELQCSPGMFQCIQGKKCIDIRQVCDGTPQCPDQSDEAGCWKPTKSCSIRCDGNSRCVPEVFVCNGMRDCWDGSDEADCAMPTPPSPCKIPYVACQGTSLCILQRYLCDGRKDCPDGSDERPCLRNCPYRSDFMCKDRTKCIERNLVCDGRSHCIDGSDETGCPTAETTSSTKCRVGSKPCEDGRECVLYSHVCDGEMDCTDGSDERGCEYRCKAGEFQCAHGRKCIDSKLVCDGKPQCQDFSDESDCFIRSKSCSHRCDNKTRCIPENFLCDGEKDCVDGTDESDCGYPTKVVKCESPAVLCRDGALCIPHTSLCDGKRDCPDGSDETVCFDRCPNSGDFLCADRRKCVARDLVCDGRSHCTDGSDETGCPTTAPETVSTPLKCRVGSKPCEDGRECVLYSHVCDGEMDCKDGSDERGCEYRCKADQFQCAHGRMCLDRKQVCDGTPQCQDRSDELDCFSRSHECRHQCDDKTRCIPESFLCDGEKDCVDATDEHNCAPITGPSVTEQPPCISPSVFCHETSKCISQSQLCDGKTDCPSGADERFCISSCPDPGQFLCEDRRKCVESSLVCDGHPHCADGSDEKQCPVCAMLCDQKSVCLTSQQICDRKPDCRDGSDEKNCDTGLMDASASLPLKCPLGSKPCRDGKECVLYSHVCDGEKDCKDGSDERNCERKCKKGQFQCAHGRKCIDMELVCDGTPQCQDRSDEINCMKLSEECRHPCDNKSRCVPETFLCDGERDCVDGTDEDNCVVEPCSGERFQCSSGQCVALALRCDGYTDCRDHSDEKGCPRPPHCPVEQRCPHTHECLLKEWLCDGDQDCSDGSDERNCEVTALNCGEFQWSCASKTQCIVMTWRCDGVKDCKDESDESGCGQVKCPTHLFQCGSGECVEPDLVCSGASDCADVSDEGVGCLKNNCSSPSRPSCRHYCINTPHGARCGCKSGFRLQSDGLTCKDLDECTEIQPAACSHKCLNTPGSYLCQCHPEFILEPDGRSCKTAEEPSLLVSEQNELLKLGLRSGSIQALTTPGRKPIFSLDYDLKEQRVYWVSLEEESIKYAFHGEKDNIQTIIKGVKSDSIAIDWMGRNLYWVDGVAGQILAVRLNNSLVEPQNYIVVVEQDLHQPRSLVLLPQKGVMFWSEIGGQAQIERSGMDGSDRKVVVSRGLERPVSVTVDTLTDRLYWTDEKLRCIGSATLDGENIRLLQLSEMPSPFSVAVFNDMVYWSDTHRRSVQGANKLTGKNRQVLLKRPGQPFDLKVVHALLQPNVSGPCEKLGCSHVCLLAPGLRAVCRCPVGLPLASDGFSCTPPVDSSSPFLLLLSPTVITQVFTKGLETEVGMKTWPEHRALTLPAVNEASDFDLLLEDRTVSVADAGRGSVAQLKLSSSGFTPIGHVLQLKGDLVTALAVDWVTRNLYWSSVKSPQLYVTSPGGKYTSLLLQAELEGRVSIALHPPTGRLCFTALGRRGPQSLPQVDCAHMDGNNRTLLWSKAKMPVSLAFSEKGTTLYWADIGNDLIGSINMDGSDYKAFLTGSAFMVSLACVENIFFWVTLDNGSAAVWYTDGFQPKHMWFEVKTNIIDLKAYSSSSQKGTNLCSEHNGGCSHLCLPYPGGRSCRCAQNYLSVNKTKCVSSLQCPAGSKACRDGLSCIPAAQICDQIPDCQDGSDEECE from the exons GTTCCTGTGGGAAGATGAGCATCCGCTGTCCTGATGGCACATGTCTAACCTCCAGACAGAGATGTGATGGAGTTGCTCAATGCTCGGATAAGAGAGATGAGCCTCTTACATGTG GTAAAAGTTGTCATTATGGCAATGGCGGCTGTAGTCATACTTGCATTGACCAGCTTTGGGGAGCTTTGTGCACTTGTCCCACTGGAATGACCCTTTCTGCAAATGGACTTGATTGTGAAG ATGTCAATGAGTGTGCCCAGTCTTTTGGACCTTGTATGCACTTGTGCACAAACACACCCGGGTCTTTTCGGTGTCTGTGCCAGAAGGGTTTCAAAGCTCTTGACAATGGCTCTTGCGAAGCTCAAG GAGTCGTGACAAAGATCTTGACCTCCAGGAAGGGGTTGATTGGTTTAGTGAACGTGAAGACCAGAGTCTACGAGCCGCTCTTTAAAAGCGAGAGTGACCCCATAGCCTTGACCTATGATATCCAGAGAAACTTCATCTACTGGGCTGATAAAGATGGGAATATCTACAAGGCTTTTAAACGGAGGAGAACAATTCTTTATTCAG GGCAGTCTGGTTTGCACAGTCTAGCCGTCGACTGGTTTACTGGACAGCTGTACTGGACGAGTGTTACCCAGAAAGCCGTCCTCACCGGTGCAGCTGATGGCAGTGCTGTAGGCACGGTCCTGTCCAAAGAAATGGACCCGACAGAGATGGTCCTCAGCCCGACTGAGAG TTTCATATTTTGGATTAATAAAGGAGCGACTGAAGAGCTGACCATCGAGAGGGCGGAGCTGGACGGTTTGAACCGGACTACACTGGTTTTCATTACTGCGCAGCTCCCGAGGAGTCTCACGATGGATGTGGCGGCGCGCCGGCTGTATTGGATCAGTGTTTACAAAGCG TCGATTGAGAGCATCAGGACGGACGGCACGGGACGGCACACCTTCTGGGGTTTGTTTCAAGGCCGTCCTGCTCAGACCCTGGCCGTGTTTAACGGCTGGTTTTACTGGGCCGATGAGAAAAAGCTCTCGCAGGCTTCTCAAAGTTTGCCTGCTGACGCGCAAAATGGTTTCATCTTAAAAGCCTCGCTTCCTTTCTTGAACATCTACCATGTTCTTCAGCAACCCCGAG GTTTTGCTCCGTGTAAAGACTCGGGCTGCCGGCTGTGTTTGCCCTCCAAGAAAACTCCTGCCGGGTTCACCTGTCTGTGTCCTGAAGGAGCGCTGCCCATGTCTTGGGGATCTTGTGAAA ATTTTAAGGTCGCCTATGCCACAGCCACGGCTTTATACAGTTTGGAGTTTGCAGGAAAGATTCCTGTGAAAACTGAACTCTTTACTTCAGATGAAGACATCCAGTCGTTTGACATGTACTGGAGGAGAGGATGTGTGGTGTGGTCTAATGGGACGGGCCACGTGAAGACGAACATACAGTCTCAGGACTTATCGGACTACATCCTGACATTAAAACCCG cCTGCCTCGTCAGAGTTGACCAGAGGACTGGGAATCTGTATTGGCTGGCCTGCGATGAACTTTCCATTGGCGTTTCTACCATTGGCCTGCTCGACCAGAGTATCTCCAGACAGCTGTATCAAGCCAGAACCGCAATCCTTGACCTCTTTGTGGACTGGCAGAGAGGACAGCTGTACTGGCTGGAGGGAGGTCAGATCATGAGGATGAAACTGGGTCTGATTGGTGGAAATGCAGAAGCTATCTTCAGCTTTGAGGAGGATGGGGTCAAAGCCATTGTGTTTGACCGTAAAGCGAATGGCTTCCTTTGGAGCGTGGAGTCTT ACTTGCAGGTTATGAGTCTCCTGAAGATGAGAAGGTACTCCGCTGGTAAAGACTGGGTCGTTCCTGGCTCCCTCATGGCTGCTTATGAACCCTACACGGTGACCTTGTTCAATAACATCCTGACCGTGTGGAATCGCAGAGATGGAGCTCGCGTCTCAGGGGTGGCGGTAGAGAATGGGGTTATTAGCTTATCTGTAGCCCTCAGGGAAGTCCAACAAG ATACAACAACTGAAGATGTGCGTCCTACTGAGGTGACTTGCCAAAGTCCCCAAGTCTCTTGTGAAGGATCAGCCGTGTGTATCAGCCGATCTCAGCGCTGTGATGGGAACCGAGACTGTCCGGACGGATCTGATGAGGCCTCGTGTGTGCACATGTGTGCGAAGACGG ATGACTTCCTGTGTAAAGACGGAAGTAAGTGTGTGGCGAGGGATCTGGTGTGTGACGGCCGCTCTCACTGCACTGACGGCTCAGATGAGACGGGATGTCCCACCACTGCTCCTGAAACAGTCTCCACACCATTAAAGTGTCGTGTGGGCTCTAAACCCTGTGAGGACGGCCGTGAGTGTGTGCTGCTCAGTCATGTGTGTGATGGAGAGATGGACTGTGCAGATGGATCAGATGAACACGGCTGCGGTCGTCAGTGCCAGCCCG GGCAGTTCCAGTGCACTTCTGGAGCGAGGTGTGTTGAACTCAATCAGGTGTGTGATGGCACTCCTCAGTGTCTGGATAAGTCTGATGAAGCAGGATGCTGGAAACCCTCAAGGAGCTGCAGCATGCGCTGTGACCGGGACAATCACTGTATTCCTGAAGTCCTCATCTGCAATGGGATTCGGGACTGTCGAGATGGCACTGATGAAGCCGACTGTG CTGTATCCAGACCGGCTCAGACCAGCTGTGAGAGTCCCTCTGTCCTGTGTCCGGGAACATCAGTGTGTCTGTCTCAGGCTCAGCTGTGTGACGGCACAAGAGACTGCCCCGATGGATCTGATGAAGCTTCATGTAtagattcatgtgctgatccag GTGACTTCCTGTGTAAGGACAGGAGGAAGTGTATTAATGGAGCTGTGGTGTGTGACGGCCGCTCTCACTGCGCTGATGGTTCAGATGAGCTGGGATGTCCTGGCATAGCAACTGAAACCACAACCGCAGCCTCCTTCAAGTGTCGTGTGGGGTCTAAACCCTGTGAGGACGGCCGTGAGTGTGTGCTGTACAGTCATGTGTGTGATGGAGAGATGGACTGTGCAGATGGATCTGATGAAGAACAGTGTGAACTTCAGTGCAGTCCAG GGATGTTTCAGTGTATTCAGGGGAAGAAGTGTATTGACATCCGGCAGGTGTGTGATGGGACTCCTCAGTGTCCGGATCAATCGGATGAAGCGGGATGCTGGAAACCCACCAAGAGCTGCAGCATCCGCTGCGATGGGAACAGCCGCTGTGTCCCAGAGGTGTTCGTCTGTAACGGGATGAGGGACTGCTGGGATGGCTCCGATGAAGCCGACTGTG ccaTGCCTACTCCACCATCACCGTGTAAAATCCCTTACGTGGCTTGTCAAGGGACGTCTCTGTGTATCCTGCAGCGCTATCTGTGCGACGGGAGAAAAGACTGTCCTGATGGATCCGATGAGAGACCTTGTCTTCGCAACTGCCCATACCGCA GTGATTTCATGTGTAAAGACAGGACGAAGTGTATTGAGAGGAATCTGGTGTGTGACGGCCGCTCGCACTGCATTGACGGCTCAGATGAGACTGGATGTCCCACAGCAGAGACCACATCCTCAACCAAGTGTCGTGTGGGCTCTAAACCCTGTGAGGACGGCCGTGAGTGTGTGCTGTACAGTCATGTGTGTGATGGAGAGATGGACTGTACAGATGGATCTGATGAACGCGGCTGTGAATATCGGTGTAAAGCAG GAGAGTTTCAGTGTGCCCATGGGAGAAAATGCATAGACTCAAAACTAGTGTGCGACGGCAAACCGCAATGTCAGGATTTTTCTGACGAGAGCGACTGCTTCATACGCAGCAAGAGCTGCAGCCACCGCTGTGATAATAAAACCCGCTGCATCCCAGAAAACTTCCTGTGTGACGGAGAGAAAGACTGCGTGGACGGCACCGATGAATCTGACTGCG GGTACCCCACAAAGGTGGTGAAGTGTGAGAGTCCTGCGGTGTTGTGTCGTGACGGGGCGCTGTGCATCCCTCACACCAGTCTCTGTGATGGGAAGAGAGACTGTCCTGACGGATCTGATGAAACCGTCTGCTTTGACAGATGTCCAAACTCAG gtgACTTCTTGTGTGCGGACAGGAGGAAGTGTGTGGCGAGGGATCTGGTGTGTGACGGCCGCTCTCACTGCACTGACGGCTCAGATGAGACGGGATGTCCCACCACTGCTCCTGAAACCGTCTCCACACCATTAAAGTGTCGTGTGGGCTCTAAACCCTGTGAGGACGGCCGTGAGTGTGTGCTGTACAGTCATGTGTGTGATGGAGAGATGGACTGTAAAGATGGATCTGATGAACGCGGCTGTGAATATCGGTGTAAAGCAG ATCAGTTCCAGTGCGCTCATGGGAGGATGTGTCTCGACAGAAAGCAGGTGTGTGACGGCACACCTCAGTGTCAGGATCGCTCTGATGAACTGGACTGTTTCAGTCGCTCACACGAATGCAGACATCAGTGTGATGATAAAACTCGCTGCATCCCAGAGAGCTTCCTCTGTGACGGAGAGAAAGACTGCGTGGACGCCACCGATGAACACAACTGTG CTCCCATCACTGGCCCATCCGTCACTGAGCAGCCACCCTGCATTAGCCCTTCTGTATTTTGTCATGAAACCTCAAAATGCATCTCACAGTCCCAGCTGTGTGATGGAAAGACTGACTGTCCCAGTGGAGCCGATGAGCGGTTTTGCATATCTTCATGTCCAGATCCAG GCCAGTTTCTGTGCGAGGACAGACGGAAGTGTGTTGAGAGCTCTCTGGTGTGTGACGGTCACCCACACTGCGCTGACGGTTCGGATGAGAAACAGTGCCCCGTCTGTGCCATGCTTTGTGACCAGAAGAGTGTTTGCCTGACGAGTCAGCAGATCTGTGACCGAAAACCAGACTGTAGAGACGGTTCAGATGAGAAAAACTGCG aCACTGGTCTTATGGATGCAAGTGCTTCGTTACCTCTGAAATGTCCCTTGGGATCCAAACCTTGTAGGGATGGGAAAGAGTGTGTCCTGTACAGCCATGTGTGTGACGGGGAGAAAGACTGCAAAGACGGATCTGATGAGAGGAACTGCGAGCGGAAATGTAAAAAAG GCCAGTTCCAGTGCGCTCATGGCAGGAAGTGTATAGACATGGAGCTTGTGTGTGACGGCACACCTCAGTGTCAGGACCGATCCGATGAAATCAACTGCATGAAGCTCTCAGAGGAGTGCAGGCACCCGTGTGACAATAAGAGCCGCTGCGTTCCTGAGACCTTCCTCTGTGAcggagagagagactgtgtggaTGGCACTGATGAAGACAACTGTG TTGTAGAGCCCTGTTCTGGAGAGCGGTTCCAGTGCAGTAGCGGTCAGTGTGTGGCTCTGGCTCTCCGCTGTGATGGGTACACTGACTGTCGGGATCACTCGGATGAGAAGGGCTGTCCTCGGCCTCCGCACTGTCCCGTGGAGCAGCGCTGCCCCCACACACACGAGTGTCTGCTGAAAGAATGGCTCTGTGATGGAGACCAGGACTGCAGTGATGGGTCTGATGAGAGG AACTGTGAGGTGACTGCACTGAATTGTGGAGAGTTCCAGTGGTCGTGTGCATCTAAAACTCAATGCATTGTGATGACATGGAGGTGTGACGGCGTAAAGGACTGCAAAGATGAGAGCGATGAATCTGGAT GTGGTCAAGTGAAATGCCCCACACACTTGTTCCAGTGTGGAAGTGGGGAGTGTGTGGAGCCAGATCTGGTGTGCAGCGGGGCGTCTGACTGTGCAGATGTTTCTGATGAGGGTGTGGGGTGTCTGAAGAACAACTGCTCCAGTCCCAGCCGCCCATCATGCCGTCACTACTGCATCAACACTCCACACGGAGCG AGATGTGGCTGTAAGTCTGGCTTCAGGCTTCAGTCTGACGGTTTAACCTGCAAGGACTTGGATGAATGTACAGAGATTCAGCCCGCTGCCTGCAGTCACAAGTGCCTCAACACGCCGGGCTCCTACCTGTGTCAATGCCACCCTGAGTTTATACTGGAGCCGGATGGGCGCAGCTGCAAGACCGCAG AGGAACCCAGTCTTTTGGTCTCTGAACAGAACGAGCTGTTGAAATTGGGTCTGCGGAGCGGCAGCATTCAGGCCCTCACTACACCGGGACGCAAGCCCATCTTCTCTCTGGACTATGACCTGAAAGAGCAGAGGGTGTACTGGGtcagtctggaggaagagagcaTCAAATATGCCTTCCACGGAGAAAAGGATAACATTCAAACTATCATcaaag GGGTGAAGTCGGACTCCATAGCTATCGACTGGATGGGGAGGAACCTTTACTGGGTGGATGGTGTTGCTGGGCAGATTCTAGCTGTGAGATTGAACAATAGTCTTGTAGAGCCCCAAAACTACATCGTGGTTGTGGAACAGGATTTGCATCAGCCTCGTTCGCTTGTGCTGCTGCCTCAGAAGGG GGTAATGTTCTGGTCCGAGATCGGAGGTCAGGCACAGATCGAGCGCTCGGGCATGGACGGCTCAGACAGGAAGGTGGTGGTCAGCCGGGGTCTCGAGCGGCCGGTCAGCGTGACTGTGGACACACTGACTGACAGACTATACTGGACTGACGAGAAGCTCCGGTGTATAGGATCTGCGACGCTGGATGGAGAAAACATAAGG ttGCTACAGCTGTCTGAGATGCCTAGTCCCTTCTCTGTGGCGGTGTTTAATGACATGGTCTACTGGTCCGACACGCACAGACGATCCGTTCAAGGGGCCAATAAACTGACGGGCAAGAACCGGCAAGTTCTTCTCAAGAGACCCGGCCAGCCCTTCGACCTCAAA GTTGTGCACGCGCTCTTGCAGCCCAATGTGTCCGGCCCGTGTGAGAAGCTCGGGTGCTCTCACGTGTGTTTGCTGGCTCCGGGGCTCAGAGCGGTGTGTCGCTGCCCCGTGGGGCTTCCCTTAGCCTCGGACGGATTTAGCTGCACCCCACCTGTCGATTCCTCCTCTCCTTTCCTTCTGTTACTGTCTCCTACCGTGATTACACAG GTCTTCACTAAGGGACTGGAGACAGAGGTTGGGATGAAGACGTGGCCGGAGCACCGTGCTCTGACTCTGCCGGCCGTGAATGAAGCTTCAGACTTCGATCTGCTCCTCGAGGACCGCACCGTCTCTGTAGCTGACGCCGGACGAGGATCTGTAGCTCAGCTCAAACTCAGCAGCTCTGGGTTCACACCCATCGGTCACGTGCTTCAGCTCAAAGGGGACCTGGTGACCGCTCTGGCTGTGGACTGGGTCACCCGAAACCTCTACTGGAGCAGCGTCAAGAGCCCCCAGCTGTACGTCACGTCCCCCGGAGGGAAATACACCAGCCTGCTGCTGCAAGCTGAGCTGGAGGGAAGGGTCTCCATCGCCCTGCACCCTCCCACGGGCCGCCTGTGCTTCACCGCACTGGGACGGAGGGGACCCCAATCTCTGCCCCAGGTGGACTGTGCTCACATGGACGGGAACAATCGCACGCTGCTGTGGAGCAAAGCAAAGATGCCGGTTTCACTCGCCTTTTCTGAGAAAGGAACTACACTGTATTGGGCAGATATTG GAAATGATCTGATCGGCTCTATTAATATGGATGGCTCTGATTATAAGGCGTTCCTCACCGGGTCTGCCTTCATGGTGTCTTTAGCCTGTGTTGAGAACATCTTCTTCTGGGTCACACTGGACAACG GTTCAGCTGCAGTGTGGTACACGGACGGTTTCCAGCCCAAACACATGTGGTTTGAGGTGAAGACAAACATCATAGATCTGAAGGCTTACAGCAGCTCCAGTCAGAAAG GAACCAATCTCTGTTCTGAACACAACGGGGGCTGCAGTCACCTGTGTCTGCCGTATCCAGGTGGGCGCTCCTGTCGCTGTGCGCAGAACTACCTCTCCGTCAACAAAACCAAATGTGTTTCCAGCCTCCAGTGTCCCGCGGGCAGTAAAGCGTGCAGAGACGGCCTCTCGTGCATCCCTGCGGCCCAGATCTGTGACCAGATCCCAGACTGCCAGGACGGCTCGGATGAGGAGTGTGAGTGA